A stretch of Geobacter sp. DNA encodes these proteins:
- the queD gene encoding 6-carboxytetrahydropterin synthase QueD — MYKLKIITSFAAAHNLMHYQGECENLHGHNWKVEVMVAAKKLDKAGLGIDFKVLKAETISLLKTLDHKYLNELTPFMELSPSSENIARYLYYALGERLNDDNIAIDMVTVWESDFAAASYYE, encoded by the coding sequence ATGTATAAATTGAAAATCATCACATCTTTTGCCGCTGCACACAATCTCATGCATTACCAGGGAGAATGTGAAAACCTCCATGGTCATAATTGGAAGGTTGAAGTCATGGTCGCTGCCAAAAAACTGGACAAGGCAGGGCTCGGCATCGATTTCAAGGTACTCAAGGCAGAAACGATCTCCCTTCTGAAGACCCTTGATCACAAGTATCTCAACGAACTCACTCCATTCATGGAGCTGTCCCCTTCATCGGAAAATATTGCCCGCTATCTTTATTATGCGCTTGGTGAACGGTTGAATGACGACAACATCGCGATTGACATGGTGACCGTCTGGGAATCGGATTTTGCTGCAGCCAGCTACTATGAGTAA
- a CDS encoding ATP-binding cassette domain-containing protein, protein MLEVRGITQRFGGINALLNISFTVEKGDITGVIGPNGAGKTTLFNIITGIYAQTAGQVFLAETDISHVPAEKLAQRGLVRTFQNIELFGSMTVLENVMVGLHTRSSCGIISCMGKMPWHMREERHIRKRAQEWLAFCGISDLADHTAGSLPFGKGRLLEIARAMAVEPRIMLMDEPAAGLNNRETSELAGLIRKIRDTGVTVVLVEHDMELVMDICDRIVVLNLGEKLAEGTPREIQENPAVIAAYLGEG, encoded by the coding sequence ATGCTTGAGGTACGAGGCATAACCCAGCGTTTCGGTGGCATTAATGCTCTGCTAAATATCTCCTTTACGGTTGAAAAGGGAGATATCACGGGCGTCATCGGTCCCAATGGTGCGGGGAAAACCACCCTCTTCAACATTATCACCGGCATCTATGCTCAGACAGCCGGACAGGTTTTCCTCGCTGAAACCGATATTTCCCATGTCCCGGCCGAAAAGCTGGCGCAGCGCGGATTGGTGCGGACTTTCCAGAATATTGAGCTGTTCGGCAGTATGACCGTCCTGGAAAATGTCATGGTCGGCCTGCATACCCGCAGTTCCTGCGGCATCATCTCCTGTATGGGGAAAATGCCCTGGCACATGCGGGAAGAACGACATATCCGCAAACGTGCGCAAGAATGGCTGGCATTTTGCGGCATCAGCGATCTTGCCGATCATACCGCTGGCAGTCTCCCCTTTGGCAAAGGCCGATTGCTGGAGATTGCCAGGGCCATGGCAGTCGAGCCCCGCATCATGCTGATGGACGAACCGGCTGCTGGACTCAACAATCGGGAAACCTCCGAACTCGCCGGTCTCATCAGGAAGATCCGCGATACAGGAGTGACAGTGGTATTGGTGGAACATGACATGGAGCTCGTCATGGATATCTGCGACCGGATCGTAGTGCTCAATCTTGGCGAGAAACTCGCCGAGGGAACACCGCGCGAGATTCAGGAAAATCCGGCAGTGATAGCTGCCTATCTGGGTGAAGGGTAG
- a CDS encoding ABC transporter substrate-binding protein — protein MKRFLQTTTIALLLLVWASICGASTGTIKIGALFSVSGPPSFLGEPERNTAKMVVDEINARGGIKGRKLELVVYDTQGDATKAVQAANRLIKEDKVVAIIGPSTTGETMAVIPVAEKERVPLISCAAGSKITDPVKKWVFKTAQNDGLAVAKIYEYLNRKKISRIAILTVSDGFGSSGREQLKANAARYGIQIVVDDTYGPKDTDMTAQLTKIRGSQAQAIICWGTNPGPAVIAKNVKQLGIKLPLFMSHGVSSKKFIELAGDAADGIILPSGRVIVSDVLPAKDKQKKSLIAFVKDYQKHYRAEGDHFGGHAWDAVMLLKGAIERGGDSPAAIRDQLERTVNFAGIGGIFTYSAADHAGLSKDAFVLVEVKNKDWALVK, from the coding sequence ATGAAGCGTTTTCTGCAAACAACGACTATAGCGCTGCTGTTGCTCGTCTGGGCGAGTATCTGCGGTGCCAGTACGGGGACTATCAAGATCGGCGCTCTCTTCTCCGTAAGCGGTCCTCCATCTTTTCTGGGCGAACCCGAGCGTAATACCGCCAAGATGGTGGTGGACGAGATCAATGCGCGGGGGGGCATCAAAGGGCGGAAACTTGAGCTGGTGGTCTATGACACCCAGGGAGATGCAACCAAGGCGGTTCAGGCAGCCAACCGCCTCATCAAGGAAGACAAGGTAGTTGCAATTATCGGCCCCAGCACCACGGGTGAGACGATGGCAGTCATCCCTGTTGCGGAAAAGGAGCGGGTACCGCTTATTTCCTGCGCTGCCGGCAGCAAGATAACCGACCCGGTCAAGAAATGGGTTTTCAAGACAGCTCAGAACGATGGCCTTGCCGTAGCCAAGATCTACGAGTATCTCAACCGGAAAAAGATCAGCAGGATAGCCATCCTCACGGTTTCTGACGGATTCGGCTCTTCGGGCCGCGAGCAGTTGAAGGCCAATGCAGCACGGTACGGTATCCAGATCGTGGTCGATGACACCTATGGACCCAAGGATACCGACATGACCGCCCAGTTGACCAAGATCAGGGGCAGTCAAGCCCAGGCCATCATCTGCTGGGGCACCAATCCGGGGCCTGCGGTCATTGCCAAGAACGTCAAGCAGCTCGGCATCAAGTTGCCGCTCTTCATGAGTCACGGCGTCTCCTCGAAGAAATTCATCGAACTGGCAGGCGATGCGGCTGACGGTATTATTCTCCCTTCGGGCAGGGTAATTGTTTCCGATGTCCTCCCTGCGAAGGACAAGCAGAAAAAGAGTCTCATCGCCTTTGTCAAGGATTACCAGAAGCATTACCGGGCAGAAGGTGACCACTTTGGCGGCCATGCCTGGGATGCGGTCATGCTTCTCAAAGGAGCCATCGAGAGGGGCGGGGATTCACCGGCTGCTATCAGGGACCAGTTGGAGCGGACAGTCAATTTTGCCGGCATCGGTGGAATTTTTACCTATTCCGCAGCGGATCATGCCGGTCTGAGCAAGGATGCCTTTGTACTTGTCGAAGTAAAAAACAAGGATTGGGCACTGGTTAAATAA
- a CDS encoding ATP-binding cassette domain-containing protein, which produces MLKVKNVNTYYGKVHALKNVTLHLDQGEIVALIGANGAGKTTMLNTLSGVCPPEGGSIIQLLGQPIAGMAPDRVVKIGISQVPEGRQVFKGLTVADNLEMGAYLRFRGREGKDLIRQDMRHIYELFPRLEERRKQMAGTLSGGEQQMLAIGRALMAKPKLLLLDEPSMGLAPLVVQEIFNVIERLRKDEGTTVLLVEQNAKAALKMADRGYVLETGKVILEGVSSELLENKEVQRAYLGKEKKGIWER; this is translated from the coding sequence GTGCTCAAGGTAAAAAACGTAAATACCTATTATGGGAAAGTACATGCCTTGAAAAATGTCACCCTGCATCTCGACCAGGGTGAGATCGTGGCGCTGATCGGTGCAAACGGGGCCGGCAAGACAACGATGCTGAATACACTCTCCGGAGTCTGTCCTCCGGAGGGGGGGAGTATCATCCAGCTTCTCGGCCAACCGATCGCTGGCATGGCCCCAGACAGGGTCGTCAAGATCGGGATCTCGCAGGTACCGGAGGGGCGACAGGTCTTTAAAGGGCTGACCGTGGCCGACAATCTCGAGATGGGTGCCTATCTCCGCTTCAGGGGACGTGAGGGAAAGGATCTTATTCGCCAGGACATGCGTCATATCTACGAACTCTTCCCGCGTTTGGAAGAGCGGAGGAAACAGATGGCAGGAACCCTGTCCGGGGGCGAGCAGCAAATGCTGGCAATCGGCAGGGCGCTCATGGCCAAGCCCAAGCTGCTGTTACTCGACGAACCGTCAATGGGATTGGCGCCTTTGGTTGTTCAGGAAATATTCAACGTTATTGAACGGTTGCGCAAGGATGAAGGGACAACCGTTCTTTTGGTTGAGCAGAACGCCAAAGCAGCCCTGAAAATGGCTGATCGCGGTTATGTCTTGGAAACAGGTAAAGTAATACTCGAAGGAGTATCATCGGAGCTATTGGAAAATAAGGAAGTACAACGCGCCTACCTCGGGAAGGAAAAGAAGGGAATTTGGGAGCGTTGA
- a CDS encoding branched-chain amino acid ABC transporter permease has protein sequence MELSDQIAQYLVSGLSTGAIYALIGIGFAIIYNTTEIINFAQGELVMLGGMFTLFFLNVCKLPLPLAIILAVAAATAAGILFERLTIRPLKSPTPLSLIIITIGGSILIRGIAMLVWGKDTHALPSFSGSEPLMIGSATILPQNLWIFGLTAIAIIGNKLFFQYSITGKAMRACAANRRAAGLVGIDVRRMVMFSFAISATLGSLAGIIVAPLTMTSYDVGIMLGLKGFCAAIIGGLSGGVGTVLGGLLLGILESLGAGLVSSGYKDAIAFIILLLILVIRPQGLFGRAQTERV, from the coding sequence ATGGAACTTTCCGATCAAATAGCGCAGTATCTGGTTTCAGGCCTATCCACAGGCGCCATCTATGCCCTCATCGGCATCGGATTCGCCATCATCTACAACACCACTGAAATCATCAATTTTGCCCAGGGTGAACTGGTCATGCTGGGCGGGATGTTTACGCTCTTCTTCCTCAACGTCTGCAAACTGCCTCTGCCATTGGCTATCATCCTGGCCGTGGCTGCCGCTACTGCAGCAGGTATCCTGTTCGAGCGCCTCACCATCAGGCCGCTCAAATCGCCGACTCCGCTCAGCCTGATCATCATCACCATCGGCGGCAGTATCCTCATCCGCGGCATAGCCATGCTGGTCTGGGGGAAGGATACCCATGCCCTCCCGTCATTTTCAGGGAGTGAGCCACTGATGATCGGCTCTGCAACCATACTTCCCCAAAATCTCTGGATCTTCGGCCTGACGGCCATTGCCATCATCGGCAACAAGCTCTTTTTCCAGTACAGCATCACCGGCAAGGCGATGCGCGCATGTGCGGCAAACCGGCGCGCTGCCGGTCTGGTCGGCATCGATGTGAGAAGAATGGTTATGTTTTCCTTTGCCATCAGTGCCACGCTCGGGTCCCTGGCCGGAATCATCGTCGCTCCCCTCACCATGACCTCGTATGACGTCGGCATAATGCTAGGGCTCAAGGGATTCTGCGCCGCAATCATCGGCGGCTTGTCCGGTGGTGTTGGTACGGTGCTCGGCGGCTTGCTTCTCGGTATCTTGGAATCGCTCGGAGCCGGTCTCGTTTCCTCCGGATACAAGGACGCCATCGCCTTTATCATTCTCCTCCTCATATTGGTCATCCGGCCGCAGGGACTGTTCGGCCGAGCCCAGACAGAACGGGTCTAG
- a CDS encoding branched-chain amino acid ABC transporter permease, with protein sequence MNREIIKFLLLVVVVLVAPLSVSEGYLLNVLVFVGIHTMLALALNLLLGYAGQISLGHAGFFGLGAYISGVLTANHGIDPWLAMAIAATTVTLMAFLVGFPILKLKGHYLAMATLGLGIIIYIVFNEAVDQTGGPSGLSGIPNLSIAGITFDSDIKNYYLIWTATLICMGLALNLVHSRIGRALRAIHDSEVAARVMGVNARLLKVQIFALSAGISAVAGSLYAHTMTFIAPASFGFNFSVELVTMVIIGGLASIYGSLLGAALLTVLPEILRTFQDFDIVVYGLLLIIMTMYMPGGLVQGIPALLSSIWGKLKRSPAAHA encoded by the coding sequence ATGAATCGCGAAATCATCAAATTCCTGCTGCTGGTCGTCGTGGTCCTTGTGGCCCCCCTCTCAGTTAGCGAAGGGTATCTGCTGAACGTCCTGGTTTTTGTCGGCATCCACACCATGCTGGCGCTGGCGTTGAATCTGCTGCTCGGTTACGCAGGACAGATCTCGCTCGGCCACGCCGGTTTCTTCGGACTCGGTGCCTATATCTCAGGGGTTCTCACGGCCAACCACGGCATCGACCCCTGGCTGGCCATGGCAATCGCTGCCACCACGGTCACGCTCATGGCGTTTCTGGTCGGGTTCCCCATCCTCAAGCTCAAGGGGCACTATCTGGCCATGGCCACGCTGGGCCTCGGGATCATCATCTACATCGTCTTCAACGAGGCGGTGGATCAGACCGGCGGCCCTTCCGGCCTATCGGGCATCCCCAACCTGAGTATTGCCGGCATCACCTTTGACAGCGATATCAAAAACTATTACCTGATCTGGACAGCAACCCTCATCTGCATGGGACTTGCCCTCAATCTCGTTCATTCACGTATCGGGAGGGCACTGCGGGCTATCCACGATTCCGAAGTCGCGGCACGCGTCATGGGGGTCAACGCACGGCTCTTGAAGGTACAGATATTCGCGCTTTCCGCTGGTATCTCCGCAGTTGCAGGCAGCCTGTACGCCCACACCATGACGTTCATCGCACCAGCCTCATTCGGGTTCAACTTTTCCGTCGAGCTGGTCACCATGGTCATCATCGGTGGCCTGGCCAGCATCTATGGATCTCTTCTGGGTGCTGCACTGTTGACGGTTCTCCCCGAGATCCTGCGTACTTTCCAGGATTTCGATATCGTTGTTTATGGCCTGTTGCTCATAATTATGACGATGTACATGCCCGGTGGTCTGGTGCAGGGAATCCCCGCGCTGCTTTCCTCAATATGGGGAAAATTGAAGAGGAGTCCTGCTGCCCATGCTTGA
- a CDS encoding PAS domain S-box protein — protein MERHINILVVEDSEDDAILLLHELHKSGYLVCFERVETPQGMSEALDRGGWDIIIADYLMPQFSAPAALMMVKRYELDLPFIIVSGKIGEDTAVEALKAGAHDFIVKGNLARLVPAIERELREAIVRRERKKADESLRKLSSAVEQTADAVIITSQEGRIEYINSAFERLTGYSSAEVIGRTPQFLKSGAHPEEFYRDLWSTILNGEVYRREVVNRRKSGELYYQEEIITPILDSKGVISHFVSTGRDVTERKRAEEKISHQLQRLAALRDIDKTITTSLDLNVTISVIIEQIMRQLHVDAAMVMQLDKIRHQFVPLAAKGFVSIATSALTVKEGEGYPSIACSEKRIYHMPFLADCKSVDERLAHFSAEEGFVSYFAVPLLNSGEITGILEIYHRSQLKPDVEWLHFLETLAEQATIAIGNATLFADLQRSNNELALAYDTTLEGWSHALDLRDQETEGHTQRVTELTMRLAGIMGYPEEDMIHLRRGALLHDIGKMGIPDSILLKPGALSPAEWDIMRRHPIYAYELLSPISFLRFALDIPHYHHEKWDGSGYPHGLQGEDIPLAARIFSVVDVWDALCSDRPYRKGWPMDKVLQYIRDNAGGHFDPAVVDAFLNLSF, from the coding sequence ATGGAACGTCATATTAATATTCTGGTTGTAGAGGATTCGGAGGATGATGCCATCCTCCTTTTACATGAACTGCACAAAAGCGGCTATCTGGTCTGTTTCGAGCGGGTAGAAACCCCACAGGGAATGTCAGAAGCCTTGGATCGTGGCGGTTGGGACATCATCATTGCCGACTACCTGATGCCGCAATTCAGTGCCCCTGCTGCTTTGATGATGGTGAAACGCTATGAACTCGACCTACCGTTCATCATCGTATCAGGTAAAATTGGGGAAGATACTGCCGTTGAGGCGTTGAAGGCGGGCGCACACGACTTCATCGTTAAAGGGAATCTCGCCAGGCTCGTTCCTGCCATTGAAAGGGAATTACGTGAGGCAATTGTCAGGCGCGAGCGCAAGAAAGCTGACGAGTCGCTCAGAAAGCTTTCAAGCGCTGTCGAGCAGACCGCTGACGCAGTCATTATCACCAGTCAGGAAGGGCGCATCGAGTATATCAATTCTGCGTTTGAACGTCTCACCGGCTACAGTTCTGCCGAGGTCATCGGCCGGACACCGCAATTTCTCAAATCCGGAGCACATCCCGAAGAGTTTTACCGAGATCTCTGGTCAACCATTCTAAATGGAGAGGTCTATCGCAGGGAGGTCGTCAATCGTAGAAAGAGTGGCGAGCTCTACTATCAGGAAGAGATCATCACCCCTATTCTTGACAGCAAGGGTGTCATTTCCCATTTTGTTTCTACTGGTCGAGATGTGACTGAACGAAAGAGGGCTGAAGAGAAAATATCCCATCAACTGCAGCGCCTGGCTGCACTTCGCGATATCGACAAGACGATCACTACCAGCCTGGACTTGAATGTTACCATATCAGTCATTATTGAACAGATTATGCGTCAACTGCATGTAGATGCAGCAATGGTTATGCAACTTGACAAGATCCGCCACCAGTTCGTACCGTTGGCTGCGAAAGGTTTTGTCAGTATTGCCACCTCTGCACTTACGGTGAAGGAGGGGGAAGGCTACCCTTCCATTGCATGTTCGGAAAAGCGCATCTATCATATGCCGTTCCTTGCCGATTGCAAATCGGTTGATGAACGGCTTGCCCATTTTTCGGCTGAAGAGGGTTTTGTATCATATTTCGCCGTCCCTTTGTTGAATAGTGGTGAAATTACGGGAATTCTTGAAATTTATCACCGATCACAGCTCAAGCCCGATGTGGAATGGCTCCACTTTCTCGAAACACTTGCAGAACAGGCAACCATAGCAATTGGGAATGCCACATTATTTGCCGATCTACAACGTTCGAACAATGAACTCGCATTGGCCTACGATACGACCTTGGAAGGGTGGTCGCACGCTCTTGACCTGCGCGATCAGGAAACTGAGGGGCATACGCAACGGGTAACCGAATTGACGATGCGCCTGGCAGGCATAATGGGCTACCCAGAGGAAGATATGATTCATCTGCGGCGCGGTGCCCTTTTGCACGATATTGGCAAGATGGGAATACCTGACAGCATACTCCTAAAACCAGGAGCCCTCTCTCCTGCTGAATGGGATATCATGCGTCGCCATCCCATCTATGCCTACGAGTTGCTCTCGCCCATCTCATTTCTTCGTTTCGCGTTGGACATCCCCCATTACCATCATGAGAAATGGGATGGGAGTGGCTATCCTCACGGGCTTCAGGGTGAAGACATCCCGCTGGCGGCACGCATATTTTCTGTCGTTGATGTCTGGGATGCCCTCTGTTCTGATCGCCCCTATCGCAAAGGGTGGCCCATGGATAAGGTGCTCCAGTACATTCGCGACAATGCCGGAGGTCACTTTGACCCTGCCGTTGTGGATGCCTTCCTTAATTTGTCTTTTTGA
- a CDS encoding ABC transporter substrate-binding protein: MERLRIAVVVLVGLLYALPALALEPIRIGALFSVTGPASFLGEPERNTLEMLVKEANTKGGIKGRKLELVVYDTQGDATKAVQLATKLIKNDKVKVIVGPSTTGETMAVIPVAEKEKIPLISCAAGVKITEPVKKYVFKTPANDHVAAEKIFNYMLGRKQKNVALLTVTDGFGSSGREQLKDLARKKGITVVADETYGPKDTDMTAQLTKIRGSKADAIICWGTNPGPAIVTRNVKQLGIKTPLYQSHGVASKKYIELAGAENAEGVILPAGKLAIFDKLKHNDPQFKLLKEYDQSYRKNYNVEASTFGGYAYDAFLMIAEAAKKGAATPDQLRDALEGIKKLVSVSGIFTMSPSNHNGLDLSAFEMVRIVKGDWEIAK, from the coding sequence ATGGAGAGATTGAGGATTGCCGTAGTCGTTCTGGTAGGTCTGTTGTACGCACTGCCGGCGCTGGCGCTTGAGCCGATCAGGATTGGCGCCCTGTTTTCCGTTACCGGACCGGCTTCATTCCTGGGAGAACCCGAGCGGAACACACTCGAAATGCTGGTGAAAGAGGCCAATACAAAAGGGGGCATCAAAGGGCGTAAGCTCGAGCTGGTGGTATACGATACCCAGGGAGATGCCACCAAGGCGGTTCAACTGGCCACCAAACTCATCAAGAACGACAAGGTAAAGGTCATCGTCGGCCCCAGCACCACCGGTGAGACCATGGCAGTGATCCCGGTTGCCGAAAAGGAGAAGATACCGCTTATCTCTTGCGCCGCCGGCGTCAAGATTACCGAGCCGGTGAAGAAATACGTTTTCAAGACCCCGGCCAATGATCATGTGGCAGCGGAAAAGATCTTCAATTACATGCTGGGCAGGAAACAGAAAAATGTTGCTCTCCTCACCGTCACCGACGGTTTTGGATCTTCTGGACGTGAACAGTTGAAGGACCTTGCCAGGAAAAAGGGAATTACTGTTGTTGCCGATGAGACCTATGGACCCAAGGACACGGACATGACTGCCCAGTTGACCAAGATCAGAGGCAGTAAGGCCGACGCGATAATCTGCTGGGGTACCAATCCGGGACCTGCCATTGTTACCCGTAATGTCAAGCAGTTGGGGATTAAAACGCCACTCTACCAGAGTCATGGTGTTGCCTCGAAAAAGTATATCGAACTGGCCGGCGCCGAGAATGCCGAAGGAGTCATACTCCCGGCAGGCAAGCTGGCCATTTTCGACAAGCTCAAACACAACGATCCGCAATTCAAGCTTCTCAAAGAGTACGACCAGTCCTACCGGAAGAATTACAATGTTGAAGCCTCTACTTTCGGCGGCTATGCCTACGATGCCTTCCTAATGATCGCCGAAGCGGCAAAGAAAGGGGCAGCAACGCCTGATCAGCTGCGTGACGCTTTGGAAGGGATCAAAAAACTCGTTTCAGTTTCCGGCATCTTCACCATGTCGCCGTCAAACCACAATGGACTCGATCTGTCTGCCTTCGAGATGGTGCGAATCGTCAAAGGCGACTGGGAAATCGCCAAGTAA
- a CDS encoding radical SAM protein, with product MSNKRADLVEMFSSVQGEGILVGRRQLFLRFSGCNLNCSYCDTPLLPQPTCRIEESPGGNFVDIPNPVALDTIASYLKTWLHDYPRLHHSLSITGGEPLLNADLLSDWLPLLHEFLPVFLETNGTLPEALGRIINNLDYISMDIKIPSTSGYTELWELHRDFLALAVATTCYVKTVVSLETSAHEIEQVCNLIATAGNDIPLILQPVTSQVSMPHMGRYLLELQSQASRTLTDVRIIPQLHTFLQVL from the coding sequence ATGAGTAACAAGCGTGCCGATCTGGTCGAAATGTTTTCATCGGTCCAGGGTGAAGGAATTCTGGTGGGCCGGCGTCAGCTATTCCTCCGTTTTTCCGGTTGTAATTTGAACTGCAGCTACTGTGACACTCCATTACTGCCTCAACCAACCTGCAGAATTGAGGAATCTCCAGGAGGGAATTTCGTCGACATTCCCAATCCCGTGGCTCTCGATACAATCGCGTCCTATCTCAAGACCTGGCTGCACGATTATCCCAGGCTGCATCACTCCCTGAGCATTACCGGCGGTGAGCCTCTGCTGAATGCAGATCTGCTTTCCGACTGGCTTCCGCTGCTGCATGAGTTTCTGCCCGTTTTCCTGGAAACAAACGGGACCTTGCCCGAAGCACTTGGCAGAATCATAAACAACCTCGATTATATCAGCATGGATATCAAGATCCCTTCGACATCCGGGTATACGGAACTCTGGGAACTGCATCGCGACTTCCTGGCTCTGGCCGTAGCGACAACCTGCTATGTAAAGACTGTTGTATCGCTTGAAACCAGCGCCCACGAGATTGAGCAGGTCTGTAACCTTATTGCGACCGCCGGAAACGATATCCCCTTGATCCTGCAGCCGGTGACCAGCCAAGTCAGTATGCCGCATATGGGGCGGTATCTTCTCGAACTACAGTCACAAGCCAGCAGAACTCTGACGGATGTCCGCATTATCCCGCAACTCCACACATTTTTGCAGGTACTCTGA
- a CDS encoding creatininase family protein: MIIEEMTMKEFEEGLARTRTVIIPFGSVEEHGSHLPLSTDTIQAYEVAKKAALIVPLFVAPPIHYGNCRSTATHPGTVSITTATLKALLKDIVSSFRTQKLHNFIILTGHAGGAHRMALQDAGEELIAQFDDISIAVITEYDLAKNEGAQLIETPGDSHAGEIETSRILHTHPHLVKGSSPEEYPTFPVGLLVRNKRKYWPNGVWGDPGKASAEKGKQIETLVVSKIVELVKDLESLED; the protein is encoded by the coding sequence ATGATCATTGAAGAAATGACCATGAAAGAGTTCGAGGAGGGGCTTGCCCGTACCAGAACGGTCATTATCCCGTTTGGTTCCGTAGAGGAGCATGGAAGTCACCTGCCACTCTCCACCGATACCATCCAGGCATATGAGGTGGCAAAAAAGGCTGCTCTGATAGTGCCACTGTTTGTTGCACCGCCGATTCATTATGGCAACTGTCGTTCCACGGCGACCCATCCGGGTACCGTTTCTATCACCACCGCAACGCTCAAGGCACTCTTGAAGGATATCGTCAGCTCATTTCGTACTCAGAAGCTGCATAATTTCATTATACTGACCGGACACGCAGGAGGTGCACACCGCATGGCACTGCAGGATGCTGGCGAAGAGCTGATCGCACAGTTTGACGACATATCAATCGCAGTCATCACCGAGTATGATCTGGCCAAGAATGAAGGGGCCCAACTCATCGAGACACCAGGCGATTCACATGCCGGTGAGATAGAAACCTCACGGATTCTCCATACGCATCCGCATTTGGTAAAAGGGAGTTCTCCTGAAGAATATCCGACATTTCCTGTCGGCCTTTTGGTGCGCAACAAGCGAAAATACTGGCCTAACGGCGTCTGGGGCGATCCTGGCAAGGCGTCTGCAGAGAAAGGCAAACAGATCGAAACGCTGGTGGTGTCAAAAATAGTCGAATTGGTAAAAGATCTCGAATCGTTAGAAGATTAA
- a CDS encoding AMP-binding protein, which produces MEIWDRHHECMPREELEQLQLERLQATLHRAYKNVTCYRTKFNEQGIDPDDIQSLTDLANLPFTTKEDLRLSYPYGMFAVPLREVVRIHSSSGTTGKPTVVGYTKNDIKTWANLVARFMTAAGVTCEDVVQIAFGYGMFTGAFGLHYGAENIGASVIPMGGGNTEKQIMIMQDYKSSVLVCTPSYAITIADRMEKLGIDPKGLSLKVGLFGAEPWSEAMRNEIESKLCISATDNYGLSEIIGPGVAGECRHKCGMHIFEDTFIPEIIDPETGKVLPPGSVGELVLTTLTKEAVPMIRYRTRDITSLIYEPCACGRTMVRMKKTMGRSDDMLIIKGVNVYPSQIEEVLIAIEGCEPHYQLVVERKGALDSLEVQIEVTENIFFDEMKMQRAFLEKVENRIESVIGVGVIVKLVEPSSIPRFEGKASRVIDLRNK; this is translated from the coding sequence ATGGAAATCTGGGATCGCCACCATGAATGCATGCCGAGGGAAGAACTGGAACAGCTGCAGCTCGAACGTCTTCAGGCAACCTTGCATCGAGCGTATAAGAATGTAACCTGCTACCGCACCAAATTCAACGAGCAGGGGATCGACCCCGACGACATTCAGTCCTTGACCGACTTGGCAAATCTCCCTTTCACGACCAAGGAGGATCTGCGCCTCAGCTATCCCTACGGCATGTTTGCTGTTCCGCTACGTGAGGTAGTGCGCATCCACTCATCGTCCGGGACCACGGGAAAGCCGACGGTCGTTGGCTATACAAAAAACGACATCAAAACATGGGCCAACCTGGTTGCCCGATTCATGACCGCTGCCGGCGTTACCTGTGAGGACGTGGTGCAGATCGCCTTCGGCTATGGCATGTTTACCGGTGCGTTCGGCCTCCATTACGGCGCGGAAAATATTGGTGCATCGGTCATTCCGATGGGAGGCGGCAACACAGAAAAGCAGATCATGATCATGCAGGATTACAAATCGAGCGTGCTCGTCTGCACACCCAGCTATGCCATAACCATTGCTGACAGAATGGAAAAACTCGGGATTGACCCGAAGGGGCTCTCATTAAAAGTTGGCTTATTTGGCGCTGAACCGTGGTCTGAAGCAATGCGCAATGAGATCGAGTCGAAACTCTGTATCAGCGCTACCGACAACTATGGATTGTCAGAAATCATCGGTCCGGGCGTTGCCGGAGAATGCCGCCACAAATGCGGCATGCACATTTTCGAGGATACGTTCATACCGGAGATCATCGACCCTGAAACCGGCAAGGTGCTTCCTCCCGGAAGCGTTGGCGAACTGGTTCTCACGACGCTCACCAAAGAGGCTGTCCCCATGATTCGCTATCGAACCAGGGATATCACCAGTCTAATCTACGAACCCTGCGCCTGCGGACGAACCATGGTCCGGATGAAAAAGACCATGGGGCGAAGCGACGACATGCTGATCATCAAGGGAGTCAATGTCTATCCCTCACAGATCGAGGAAGTCCTGATTGCGATCGAAGGATGTGAACCGCATTATCAATTGGTCGTAGAACGCAAAGGTGCACTTGACAGCCTCGAAGTGCAGATCGAGGTAACGGAAAATATCTTCTTCGATGAGATGAAGATGCAGCGGGCATTCCTGGAAAAAGTGGAAAACCGAATCGAGTCGGTCATCGGGGTTGGCGTCATCGTAAAGCTCGTTGAGCCGAGCAGTATCCCTCGCTTCGAAGGAAAGGCATCGAGAGTCATCGATCTCAGGAATAAATAA